In one window of Meleagris gallopavo isolate NT-WF06-2002-E0010 breed Aviagen turkey brand Nicholas breeding stock chromosome 4, Turkey_5.1, whole genome shotgun sequence DNA:
- the RBM46 gene encoding probable RNA-binding protein 46 has translation MNEENSAATSESDKMRGGNQKAAALLALLNKTGYNMIQENGQRKFGGPPPGWEGPPPPRGCEVFVGKIPRNIYEDELVPLFERAGKIYELRLMMEFSGENRGFAFVMYTTKEDAQLAIKILNNYEIRPGRFIGVCISLDNCRLFIGAIPREKKKEEILKEMKRITEGVVDVIVCPDATDRTKNRGFAFVEYESHRAAAMARRRLLPGTFQLWGRAVQVDWACPEKEVDAETMRRVKVLYVRNLMISTTEDTIKAEFNKFKPRVVERVKKLRDYAFVHFYNREDAVAAMSVMNGKCIDGASIEVTLAKPVNKESTWKQHLNGHVSPCSENLMEIPSREDSHQKSVGKPASLSLSLNGQHSPSSPELEWYPYPFLPGVKLIPISMYSLKSSYFSSAVMRLDYFCYKNNWLPPEYYLYSTTSQDGKIHLVCKVLIPSIADGSQSCFMSHKLCTTLEDARELAAQMALLHLDSCTPNSA, from the exons ATGAATGAGGAGAATTCAGCTGCAACAAGTGAATCTGACAAAATGAGAGGTGGTAATCAGAAGGCTGCTGCCTTACTGGCCCTACTAAACAAGACTGGATACAACATGATTCAAGAAAATGGGCAAAGAAAATTTGGTGGGCCTCCACCAG GTTGGGAAGGTCCTCCACCACCTCGTGGATGTGAAGTTTTTGTGGGTAAGATCCCTCGTAACATTTATGAAGATGAATTGGTCCCTCTTTTCGAGAGAGCTGGAAAGATCTATGAGCTCAGGCTGATGATGGAATTCAGTGGTGAGAATCGAGGCTTTGCTTTTGTGATGTACACTACTAAAGAGGATGCCCAGCTAGCCATCAAGATTCTTAATAATTATGAAATTCGTCCAGGGAGATTTATTGGTGTCTGCATAAGCTTGGACAACTGCAGACTATTTATCGGAGCAATtccaagagaaaagaagaaagaagaaatactaaaagaaatgaaaagaattacAGAAGGAGTGGTGGACGTCATTGTTTGTCCAGATGCCACAGACAGAACTAAAAATCGTGGATTTGCTTTTGTAGAATACGAGTctcacagagcagctgcaaTGGCTAGAAGGAGGCTACTCCCAG GAACATTCCAGCTCTGGGGTCGTGCAGTTCAAGTTGATTGGGCATGCCCGGAGAAAGAAGTTGATGCAGAAACAATGCGGAGAGTTAAAGTATTGTATGTAAGAAACTTAATGATTTCTACTACGGAGGACACAATTAAAGCTGAATTCAACAAGTTCAAGCCACGAGTAGTTGAACGTGTAAAGAAGTTGAGAGACTATGCATTTGTGCATTTCTACAACCGAGAGGATGCAGTTGCTGCCATGTCTGTAATGAATGGAAAGTGCATTGATGGAGCTAGCATTGAAGTAACTCTGGCAAAGCCAGTTAACAAAGAAAGTACTTGGAAGCAACATCTTAATGGTCATGTAAGCCCCTGTTCTGAAAATCTCATGGAAATTCCTAGCAGAGAAGACAGTCATCAAAAATCCGTAGGGAAACCTGCAAGTCTTTCTCTTAGCCTTAATGGTCAGCACAGTCCAAGCTCTCCTGAACTTGAATGGTATCCATACCCATTTCTTCCAGGAGTAAAGCTTATTCCAATTAGCATGTATTCTCTAAAATCCAGTTACTTCAGTTCTGCTGTGATGCGTCTGGATTATTTTTGCTACAAAAATAACTGGTTACCACCAGAATACTACTTGTATTCAACCACAAGTCAGGATGGGAAAATACATTTGGTGTGCAAGGTACTTATTCCGAGTATTGCAGATGGTTCGCAGAGTTGCTTCATGTCACACAAACTCTGTACAACATTAGAAGATGCGAGGGAATTGGCAGCACAGATGGCACTTCTACATCTAG atAGCTGTACACCTAATTCAGCTTGA